From Hymenobacter sediminicola:
GCAGCTTGCGGAAGGTGCGCCGCCAGCCGCCGCGCGCCCCGAAGGTCCAGTAGCCGGGCGCGGCTTCGGTGTTGGCATCGTTCACGAAGATGCGGGCTTGGTGATTGACAGTGGGGCTAAGGTAGAAGCCGTGCGATTCGCTGAAATCGAGGCCGGCTGTAAGGGTGTGAGGGGCGGTACCGGTGAGGCGGTTGCCGCTGTAGTCGTTGCCGTTGCTTTCGTAGCGGCCGAAACGGTAGTGGTTGTAGGTGTAGCTGGCGAAGGCCCGCAGGCCTACGTTGCCGGGTACTTTCCGCATCTCATACGCGGGACCGGCCGGGGTCGGGACTTCCACGTTTTCAACGCTGGCCATGCGCCACAGCCAGCCGCTGAAGGCCGCTTCCAGGCCGCGCTGGCGGGTGTTGCCGGAGTTGGCGAACAGCTGCGTGCCCTGGTCGTCGGTGCGCGTGACGATGGTTTGGCGCAGGCGGAAATCGTAGGCCGCTATATCGAACGTGATTCGCTCGTTCAGGAGCGTGCCGCGGGTACCTAGTTCGTAGCTGGTGCCTCGCTCGGCCTGTAGGGCGGTATTCAGGGAGCCATCCGAAGGCCGGATTTCCTCTTCGGTGGGTGGCGAAAAGCCGCTGCTCGCGCTGGCGTAGACAGAAATCCGAGGAGTTACTTCTTTCAGCAGCGCCACCCGCGGCGACACCTGGGGGCGGAAATCACGCGTGACCTGGTAGGCGGCAAAGGGGGGCGTTACGGCTTCGGTGAGGCGGTGGATGTGGTAGCGCAGGCGGTTGTAGCTGGCGCCGGCTGTGAGCAGCAGCCCGGCGGGTAGCTCGTAGTCGGCCTGGGCGAAGGCGAAGCCGGTAAGGGTGCGAATTTCGTCGTCGTAGCGTAGGGGGCCGGGGGTGCCGGCGCGGTTCTGGTAGTTGCGGGAGTTTTCGAAGCTGGTTTGCAGCTCCCCCCCACCCTGCAGGCGTAGCGTGCGGCCGGCTAGTGCGGTGCGGTAGTTGAGCGTGGTGCGCCCGCCGGTGCCGAGTTGGGTGTTGCGCTCAAAATCAATCAGAAAAGGAGTTTTGATGGCGCTGGTGGTGCCGTAGAGGGTGGTGCGGCTGCTGAAACGCTCGGAGAAGCGGTGCTCGTAGGTGCCGCCCAGCAGCACGGTGCGCGAGGCGTAGGCGGCGCGCTGGGCCACGGTGCCGGCGGCGGTGGGGGTGCTGGGGCGGGCCTGGCGCGCGTCCTGCTCGAACTGGGCACGGGTGAGGCTGCCGGGCAGTTGGTAGTCGAGGTCGGAATAGAGGGCGTGGAGGCTGAGGGTACCTTTTTCGGAAGCCTGCAGCTCACCGTCGAGAGCCAGCACGTCGCGGCGGAGGGCGCTGTTCTGGCGGTAGCCGTCGAGGGTCTGGCGGGCGTACTGGGCGCGGAAGTAGCCGGTGGCGCTGCCGGTTTCGGCGGCTACGGTATAGCGGCGCAAACCGAAGCTGCCGGCCGAAAAGCCGACCTGCGCCCGCGCCTGGCCGACTACGGGGC
This genomic window contains:
- a CDS encoding TonB-dependent receptor family protein, whose translation is MPLRYAAPLLLLPASLFAQTSPDTTRTVALPEATVTGYGQQLPLRRTAAAVGVVDAATFERFPQNALTQAVNTLPGVRLEERATASYRLSVRGSTLRSPFGVRNVKVYYEGIPFTEASGSTPLNLLDPAQLGALEVVKGPAASVYGAGTGGAVLLRNRRPVVGQARAQVGFSAGSFGLRRYTVAAETGSATGYFRAQYARQTLDGYRQNSALRRDVLALDGELQASEKGTLSLHALYSDLDYQLPGSLTRAQFEQDARQARPSTPTAAGTVAQRAAYASRTVLLGGTYEHRFSERFSSRTTLYGTTSAIKTPFLIDFERNTQLGTGGRTTLNYRTALAGRTLRLQGGGELQTSFENSRNYQNRAGTPGPLRYDDEIRTLTGFAFAQADYELPAGLLLTAGASYNRLRYHIHRLTEAVTPPFAAYQVTRDFRPQVSPRVALLKEVTPRISVYASASSGFSPPTEEEIRPSDGSLNTALQAERGTSYELGTRGTLLNERITFDIAAYDFRLRQTIVTRTDDQGTQLFANSGNTRQRGLEAAFSGWLWRMASVENVEVPTPAGPAYEMRKVPGNVGLRAFASYTYNHYRFGRYESNGNDYSGNRLTGTAPHTLTAGLDFSESHGFYLSPTVNHQARIFVNDANTEAAPGYWTFGARGGWRRTFRKLQLDLYAGLENATDRRYSLGNDLNAFGNRYFQPAPGRNHYGGVQAGWLW